One genomic segment of Paenibacillus xylanexedens includes these proteins:
- a CDS encoding helix-turn-helix transcriptional regulator, with amino-acid sequence MPKNDNMLAILWMLNSGTKITAKQMSEKLEINIRTVYRYIDALCSSGVPIISDTGHNGGYSLLNQHIKAPLLFDMEEKKALLQAAVFAKEAGYPLSEALDNATSKLKMYTNQDQENTLRRHLAGFNVINRMGDPSVQPILAELEQAVANDCSVEINYRRSRDEQPKKRVIDPYGMVYWNNKWYTIAFCHLRNEFRSFRADRILRIKPTSLRFKRSESFSARELFMQNLLPDVGGKEGLISLVIEGRSEALDDLGLHWFMGHYLKERTSNQAIFLFDEKSIDTYVPYFLLSYGKSIQVIEPQRLKDRLVAVVSELMEYYQL; translated from the coding sequence ATGCCAAAGAACGATAATATGTTAGCGATTCTATGGATGCTGAATTCAGGCACCAAAATAACTGCAAAACAAATGTCCGAAAAGTTAGAAATCAATATAAGAACGGTATATCGTTATATTGATGCGTTATGTTCCAGTGGAGTACCGATCATTTCCGATACGGGTCACAACGGCGGGTATAGTTTGTTGAATCAGCATATTAAAGCACCTTTGTTATTCGATATGGAAGAAAAAAAGGCACTTCTCCAAGCTGCTGTGTTTGCAAAAGAGGCTGGATACCCTTTGAGTGAGGCATTGGACAATGCCACATCCAAATTGAAAATGTATACAAATCAGGATCAGGAAAACACACTTCGTCGTCATTTAGCCGGGTTTAACGTTATCAATCGTATGGGAGACCCATCCGTTCAGCCGATCTTGGCGGAATTGGAGCAAGCCGTGGCTAATGATTGCTCTGTTGAAATTAATTATCGCAGAAGCCGTGATGAACAACCCAAAAAAAGAGTAATAGACCCGTATGGAATGGTTTACTGGAATAATAAATGGTATACCATTGCGTTTTGCCACTTGAGAAATGAATTCCGCAGCTTTCGGGCAGATCGTATTCTGCGAATCAAGCCTACTTCGCTTCGCTTTAAGCGTTCTGAATCTTTTTCTGCTCGTGAATTATTTATGCAAAATTTGTTACCTGATGTAGGAGGGAAAGAGGGGTTAATTTCCTTGGTTATCGAAGGCCGATCAGAGGCATTGGATGACTTGGGGCTGCATTGGTTTATGGGACATTATCTGAAAGAGCGGACTTCTAATCAAGCCATCTTTTTATTTGATGAAAAATCAATTGATACATATGTCCCCTATTTTCTCCTATCCTATGGGAAATCCATTCAAGTCATCGAACCACAGCGTTTGAAGGACAGACTTGTTGCTGTTGTATCCGAGTTAATGGAATACTATCAACTTTAA
- a CDS encoding VOC family protein, with the protein MSEQTKHKAVSGKYTKKGTPNGVTSITPFITVKDPSAAIHFYKVVFNARVKDITEHPDGNGNTIILHAELDFGNGFLQLGAANPAHQLALPPDQDHACYSLGIYVISVDETIATAVSRGAKVREEIINFASGDRFGSILDPFGVRWSILTRIEDLSEEESSRRVAEWAKSDFSMNS; encoded by the coding sequence ATGAGTGAACAGACAAAACACAAGGCAGTATCAGGAAAATATACAAAGAAGGGTACACCTAACGGCGTTACATCGATTACCCCATTTATAACAGTGAAGGATCCTTCTGCAGCAATCCATTTCTATAAAGTTGTTTTCAATGCAAGGGTGAAGGATATCACTGAGCATCCAGATGGAAATGGTAATACGATTATTCTTCATGCCGAATTAGATTTTGGAAATGGTTTTTTGCAGCTGGGGGCTGCAAACCCGGCACATCAATTGGCTTTGCCCCCAGATCAAGATCATGCATGTTATTCTTTAGGGATTTATGTCATTAGTGTGGATGAAACCATTGCAACCGCCGTATCCAGAGGGGCGAAAGTAAGAGAAGAGATTATTAACTTTGCGTCTGGTGATCGATTCGGAAGTATACTAGACCCTTTTGGCGTACGCTGGTCTATTCTTACCCGGATTGAGGATTTATCGGAAGAAGAAAGTAGTCGAAGGGTTGCGGAGTGGGCCAAAAGTGATTTCTCCATGAACAGCTAG
- a CDS encoding winged helix-turn-helix transcriptional regulator, with the protein MFTKKELPECPVATTVGLIGNKWKLLIMRDLLKGTQRFGELRKSIPEISQKVLTENLRSMEGDGIVIRTVYAEVPPRVEYSLSDLGNTLRPIISVMETWGIDYKKLNEDTSTDTDK; encoded by the coding sequence ATGTTTACCAAAAAAGAGTTGCCTGAATGCCCTGTAGCAACAACTGTTGGCTTAATAGGGAACAAGTGGAAATTACTTATCATGAGAGATCTTCTGAAAGGAACCCAACGGTTCGGTGAGCTTCGCAAAAGTATTCCGGAAATCAGTCAAAAGGTATTAACCGAAAATTTGCGTTCCATGGAAGGAGACGGTATCGTCATTCGCACCGTATATGCGGAGGTACCGCCCAGAGTTGAATACAGCTTGAGTGATTTAGGTAATACGCTGAGGCCCATCATTAGTGTGATGGAAACATGGGGAATAGATTATAAGAAGCTCAATGAGGATACTTCGACCGATACAGATAAATAG
- a CDS encoding ABC transporter permease → MQESLWMQLVNYFSDHGRAFFALGREHIQVSLLALLCSAWIGITLGYLTITYKRSEKWIVSLIQILRIVPSLAVLLLLIPLMGTGTKPALIALILLGVPPILMNTITGLNHIPLSVLESAQGAGMSDRQMMWKIKFPLAAPLILTGIKTAAIEIIASATLAAKIGAGGFGEIIFTGLGLNRMDLLLIGGGAVAILAIFIGVLLDISERILFRYQFLQR, encoded by the coding sequence TTGCAAGAAAGCTTGTGGATGCAATTGGTAAACTATTTCTCAGATCATGGGCGTGCTTTCTTCGCTCTGGGACGAGAGCATATACAGGTCAGTTTACTGGCATTGCTTTGTTCTGCATGGATCGGAATAACACTGGGATATCTAACCATCACATACAAACGCTCGGAAAAGTGGATTGTATCGCTCATTCAGATTTTGCGGATTGTACCTAGCCTGGCTGTGTTACTTCTATTAATTCCGTTGATGGGCACTGGCACGAAGCCAGCGTTGATTGCGTTAATCTTATTGGGGGTACCTCCTATACTCATGAATACCATTACCGGGTTGAATCATATTCCTCTATCCGTTCTTGAATCTGCTCAAGGGGCGGGCATGTCAGATCGTCAAATGATGTGGAAGATCAAGTTCCCTCTTGCTGCACCACTCATTCTGACAGGCATCAAAACAGCTGCCATTGAAATTATCGCCAGTGCCACCTTGGCGGCCAAGATCGGAGCTGGGGGATTCGGTGAAATCATTTTTACCGGTCTGGGACTCAATCGAATGGATTTGCTTCTAATCGGCGGGGGAGCTGTGGCAATCTTAGCCATCTTCATCGGAGTTTTGCTTGATATATCTGAACGAATTTTATTTCGATATCAATTTTTGCAAAGGTAG
- a CDS encoding glycine betaine ABC transporter substrate-binding protein produces MKIKKKTIYIITSLIIVLSLVLSACSQQKNQASKNKETSIRIGTKDFTENLIVGELYALALEDAGYQVERVPNITGSVIHSSIVNQDIDMYPEYTGTGLLAILKLDLLTDPDEVYATVKEEYKKKFNLTWLEYSKANDGAGLVIRAEASEKLGIKTITDLQKHATELRFASQGEVDQRADGIPALEKVYGKLNWKSSKVYDNSLKYEVLKNNEADVAPAYTTEGQLVNKDQYILLEDDKQVWPPYNLAPVIRDEVLSAHPDIAEVINKISSALDTDTITALNAKVDVEQEEYEDVAKAFYESIQ; encoded by the coding sequence ATGAAAATCAAAAAGAAAACAATCTATATCATAACTTCTCTTATCATCGTATTATCGCTTGTTTTGAGTGCCTGTAGTCAGCAAAAAAATCAGGCTTCAAAAAATAAAGAGACATCGATTCGAATCGGCACCAAAGATTTCACTGAAAATCTGATTGTGGGGGAGCTTTACGCTTTGGCCTTGGAGGATGCTGGTTACCAAGTAGAGCGTGTACCTAACATTACGGGTTCTGTGATCCATTCTTCCATTGTAAATCAAGATATCGATATGTACCCAGAATACACAGGCACCGGTTTGTTAGCCATCCTGAAGCTGGACTTATTGACTGATCCGGATGAAGTATATGCCACAGTGAAGGAAGAATATAAAAAAAAATTCAACTTAACCTGGCTGGAATATTCCAAAGCCAATGATGGAGCAGGACTCGTCATTCGTGCAGAAGCCTCGGAAAAATTGGGGATCAAGACGATTACTGATTTGCAAAAGCATGCAACCGAGCTTCGATTTGCCTCCCAAGGAGAAGTGGATCAGCGTGCAGACGGTATTCCGGCATTGGAAAAAGTATATGGCAAACTAAACTGGAAATCCTCCAAAGTCTACGACAATAGTCTCAAATATGAAGTACTAAAAAATAACGAGGCAGATGTTGCACCTGCGTATACGACGGAAGGACAACTCGTAAATAAAGATCAGTACATCCTATTGGAAGATGACAAACAAGTATGGCCCCCGTACAACTTGGCTCCTGTCATCCGGGATGAAGTACTGTCTGCACATCCAGATATTGCTGAAGTCATCAATAAGATTAGTTCGGCACTGGACACAGACACAATCACAGCACTTAATGCGAAAGTGGATGTCGAGCAAGAAGAATATGAAGACGTGGCAAAGGCCTTTTATGAATCCATCCAATAA